The following is a genomic window from Mycobacteriales bacterium.
CGCCAGAGCACGTAGATGCTGGTCCCCGTCGTCGGACTGAGCCGGTCGGCGACCAAGGTCACGCTGGTCCCCCGCAGCAAGGCGGCCGCAGCGGGCTGCGCCGAGCCGGCGATGTGCAGCACGACCGTGTGGCAACCGGTCTGCTCTAGACAGCCGAGGACCTGCGAGCTTGCGAGCAGCGAAGGATTGCTCGACGACCCGCCGCCCAGGGTGAGCGGCAGGCTGATGGCCGCCGCTACCGCTGCGCCGGCTGCCGCCGCGAGCAGCGAGTTGCGGTAACCGCCCCGACGGAAGCCGATCTGGCGGACCAGGGCCGAACCCGGCGCCACCACAGCCCGGGCATCACGTCCGATCTCCTCATCGATCGCAGCCCACAGTGACTTCGGGGGAAGGGCCGGCTCGGCGACCGTCGCCAGCTCGGTCACGGTCGCCTCGAAGCCGGCAACGGTCTGCTGGCACTGCGGGCAACCGAGCAGGTGCCGGAGAAAGGCGTTCTCCTCGGCCGGCTCGAGCGCGTGCAGCGCGGAACCCGCTGCCAGTTCGTCCCACTCCTGATGGTGGCGAGATGCTGGACCAGTCATCGGAGTTCACCTCGCAGAAAATCGAAGGAGTCCGGGGCGTCCCCGGCTAGTGCATCACGAAGCCGGCGCAGACCGGCAAACGTGCGGGTCTTCACCGTTCCCAACGGCACATCTATCAGTTGCGCGATCTCTTGCTGCGTGTAGCCGCCGAAGTAGGCAAGGAGCAACGGGGTCCGCTGCGCTTCGGGAAGGGTCTGCAGCGCCGCTCGTATCCGGTTCGCCCGCAGGCTGTCGTCCGCCAATTCGGCGACGTCAGAGCCGCCCGCGGGCTCCTCGTACAGCAGGTCGAAGTTGTCCCGCCGGCGCCGGTGGACGTCCTCACGTCTGACCGCGTCGACACTCTTGTGGTGGGTGATCGAGAGTAGCCAGGTCTTCACGCTGGCCTTGGCCTGGTCGTACCCGGAGGACCGCCGCCAAAGCGCGACGAAAACCTCCTGTACCACGTCCTCGGCCAGCCCCTCGTCCCCCACGATGCGCCGGGCCAGGCCGTAGCAGGCGGCGCCGTAGCGCCGGTATATCTCCCCCAGCGCATCCCGGTCGCCTCCGGTGACCGCGTCGATCAGGAGTGCGTCCGGGCGGTCGCCGACGTCGGCGACCGGCTGGTGACGCGAAAGCATCTGGACCGACCTCACAACCTTGGTTCGGACACCGGGCCGGTTCGGTTCATTCGGGCCTGGTTACCGAAAGTCTGCCCGGCCCGGGCGGGACCAAGCGCCCGAGGGACGGTCGCCTGGCGGCCGCCCATGGCCAGTTCCTGGGGCGGCTTCGGTGCGCTTGCCGGGGAGTGGCCGGGTCACCCGGCCCGTGACGATAAATGAACCGCGAGCCGCCCCCGGGCGAAAGACCCGCATGCGAATCACCCGGCGAAGTATGCAGATCCTGCTCGGGATCCTGTGGCTGGTCGACGGCGCCCTGCAACTTCAGCCGTTCATGTTCGGGAAAGGCTTCGCCACCCAGGTCATCGACCCGGCGGCGGCCGGTCAGCCCACCTTGGTGCGGTTGCTGGTCACCGGCTCGGGTCACCTGATCGGCCTGCATCCCGTCCTCGCGGACACCTTCTTCGCGACCGTGCAACTGGCCCTCGGAGCCGGCCTTCTGCTCCGGCGGACGGCTCGCCCCGCGCTCGCCGCGTCGATTATCTGGGCACTGGGGATCTGGGCCTTCGGCGAGGGCTTCGGCGGAGTCTTCGGTGGCCACACCAGCCTGCTGCTGGGTGCCCCCGGCGCCGCACTGATCTATGCGGTGCTCGCGGCGGCGGCTTGGCCACAACGCGACGGCGACTCCGCTCCAGCGAGCTGGCTGCCGGCCGCCTGGTCTGGCATCTTCGCCCTCGGAGCACTGCTGTGGGCGCTCCCTTGGCAGTTCAACGGACGCTCCATCGCCGGGCAACTCACCTCGAATCTGGCCAGCCTGCCGGGGCCCGTGGCCTCGGTGGTGCTCTCCTTGGCAACATTCACCTCCGCCCACGGGCACCTCGTCGCGGCCGTGCTCGTCGCGCTCGGGATTGCGGCGGCGGTCCTCGCCCTACGGCCTGGCCGCTGCCGGACTGTCGCGGCGACGCTGGGCGCCACCCTCGCTCTGGCCGCGTGGGCTTCTAGCCAGGCATTCGGCGGGATCTCGACCGGACAGGCCACCGATCCGAACACCGGCCCGTTGCTCGTCCTGCTCGCCGCGGCACTCGCGGCGACCAACGCCCGGCGACCTGTCCCGGCCACCGCCCGGTATCCCGTCGCGGTCACCTCGGGCCGTCAGCAGCCGTCTCCCAGCTGGGCAACGGCACCGGCACTCTTCGAAAGGGCGGGATGATCATGGATCGGCTCAGGTCACTGGACGTCAATTCCGCCCTGCAGATCCTGCTCCGAGTCGTCGTCGCGGCAGCACTTGCGGTCGACGCCTTCGAGCACGCCAAGCTGGCGCCGCTCTATGACGGGATCCGAGCCTCGGTGAGCCAGGGCAATTTGTTCCGGGCGGAGGCGGGAGTTGCGGCCGCCGTGGCGCTGCTCGTCCTGGTGGTCGGGCGTCGCGTCGGTTACTCCGCGGCCTTCCTCGTCGCGGCGAGCGCGCTTGGAGCCGTGCTGCTCTACCGATACGCGGACGTCGGCCGGCTCGGCCCGCTCCCCAACATGTACGACCCCGGCTGGTTCCCGACCGGCAAGCCGGTCTCCGCAATCGCGGAGGCCGTGGCCTCAGCCGCCGCCCTGGTCGGGCTGGCCGACGCCCAACTCAGACGCCGGCGGACACCTGCCCGTTCGGTCGCACGCCAACAGGATGGAACACCATGAAACTACGTCTCGCGTCCCTGGCCGTAGCGCTCGCGGCGGCCGCCACTGCCTGCGGCGGGAGCTCCGGCGGATCTCACGTGGCCCCCCCGGCCGCGGCCGGGGCCGGCGGACAGCACGTGACCATCGACGGCAACTCGATGTTCCGGTTCAGCCCGATGTCGATCGCCGTGCATACCGGAACGGTCACGATCACGCTGACAGATCAGGGCGCCTACCCGCACAACATCGACATCCCGTCGCTGAAGGTGACGTCAGGTTCGGTCTCGGGCAATCCCGGTGGCACCTCAACCAGCTTCACCGTGACATTCCCCCACGCCGGCACGTACCCGTTCAAGTGCGACTACCACAGCAGCGCCGGCATGGTCGGTGACTTCGTCGTCTCCTGATCCAGGAGTCGAAGATTTCCCTGCCTGGCTGTGATTTGGCCCGATCCCAAAGACTTTCGAGGGTGAGGCGAACCGCCTCGGCCTTCGGTCCGAAGACCTTCCCGAGTCCCTTCCCGATTGGAGAAAGCAAATGCACACATCGCTAATGGTTCGCGGCGGAGTTGGGGTGGCCAGCCTGGCCCTCGCCCTGGCCGCCTGCGGCGGCGGCAACACCGCCGCCCCGACATCCACCACCACCACGGGGTCGACGCCGCCGCCGGCATCCGCCACCACGGCGTCCGACGTCACGGCGACGCCGACCGCCACCCTCGAAGCCGGCCTCGACCAACTGCTCCGAGAGCATGTCGACCTCACCGCCAACGTCGTCGAGACCGCCATCACGAAGGGCCCGTCGTCGACGGACACGAAGAACGCCCTGGCCGCGCTCGACGCCAACACGGTCGGCCTCGGGCAGGCCATCGGCAGCGTCTACGGGCCGGCGGCCCAAACCGCATTCATCAAGCTCTGGCGGGCACACATCGGCTTCTTCGTCAACTACACGCTCGGCCTGGCCAGCAACAACACGTCCATGGTGAATACCGCGAACCAGGACCTCGCCGGCTACATCACGCAGTTCTCGGCCTTCGTGAACAGCGCGACGCAGCTCCCGGCGTCGGCGGTTGCCGCTGACCTACAGGGTCACGTGACCACCCTGGAAACGGCGATCAAGGCGATCGTGACCAAGAGCCCCGAGGCCGGCAAGGACATCGAGATGGCGGCCATGCACATGGACGGCACCGCGCAGGTTCTCGCCCAGGGCATCGCGACCTCGAAGAACATCTCCGGCAGCGCCACCGGCGCGGGCGCCGCGCTTCGTGAAGGCTTGACCGGCCTGCTGATCCAGCACGTCGCGGCAACCACCTTCGTCGTCCAGACCGCCGTGGCCAACGGCGGCAACCTCAAGGCGCCCGAGGTGCAGGGTGCGATCTCGGCCCTTACCGATAACACCAACCAGCTCGGCGCGGCGCTCGGCAGCGTCTACGGTCCCGCTGCGCAGGCGGAGTTCCTCAAGTTGTGGAACGCCCACATCGGGTTCTTCGTCAAATACACGCTCGGCAAGGCGACGAAGAACGCCAGCCAGGTGACGCAGGCGCAGAGCGATCTGTCCGGCTACATCTCGCAGTTCTCCGCGTTCGTCAGCTCTGCGACGAAGCTGCCGGCGTCCGCGGTTGCCGCGGACCTGCAGGGTCACGTGCAGACCCTCGAGGCCACGATCAACGACATCGTCGGGGACAGCCCGTCGACGTCGGCGGACCTCGCCATGGCCGAATCGCACATGGCCGGGACCGGAGCGGTGCTCGCCCAGGGCATCGCCGCTGCGAACCCGTCGAAGTTCACCAACTGAGCGAACGGGATCCCGGCGGATGGCCGGGGGTGGACAACCACCCCCGGCCATCCGCCGTTCTCGTCACTGCCTCCACGCGCGCACCGTTGGGTCCGTGTGCGGGCGCAGGTCGGTCGGCAATGCGCCGAGGCTGGCCGGCCCCGGCTGCGGGCTCCTTGGCTCGCAGTTCCGGTCATGGGGCTCGACCGGTTGCCCCGTCGTCAGTAGGAGCCGAAACGACGCCGGCGGATGCACAGTCCGGCTCCGACACCCAGCGGGACCCCGGCGGCCAGCGCAAGTCCAAAGGCGAGTACGCCGTCGAACGCCGCAGCGGCGACCTGCTCGCCATGGTTGGGGGCAGGCCCAACGAGTACGCGATGCTGGGGGCTGAGCATGAGTTCGACCTGGGTGCCCACCGGGGCACAGATCGAATCGACGGGCACGGTCCCGGTCACGCCGACCACTTTCACCCGCACAGAGCAACCGAAACCCCCATCACCGGGCCGGGCCGAGGCGACCACTGCGGAGGTCGGCCGCGCCATGGCGAGATCGCGCTCGCGAGCAAGACCCACGACCGTCCAGGTCACCGCGATGGCAAACGCCATGGCGACAACTGCGAAAGCGATGATGGGCTCCGCGATCCGGCGGGCATGCCTCCGCCCTTCCAGGAAATCCGGAAAGCCCACCACCACGGGCCGTTAATCTACCGGGGATGACCATGGATCCGCCTGCCCAATACCGGCAAGGGTCAGCACGGGCCTCCCCCCGGGTCCCCTCCCGCACGGTGTCGAACGCATCAGTGGCGCCGCGCGTGGAATCGCGGCAATTCAGCGGAGCATTCTCAGGAGGTCATCGGGCGAGTCGGCCATAGCCTGCACGCCACCGCCCAGCAGTTCCTCGCGCGCCGATGCAGCCCAACGATCTCCGCGAAGGAGTCCGGTAGCCGTGATCCGACGAATCGGCGCGGGTCGCCCGCCTAGCGGTTGCCGGGATCTACGTCCGGTGTCGCCTGTTCGAAGCGTTGCGGATGCGCCGAGTGCAGGATCATGCCGCGGGTGACGATCCTCGTGCCGTCGCCGACCAGGACGAGTTCGGCGAGTTCGCCGACGCTTAGCCCGGCTGCGAGATGGTCGGCGATACGGATCTCCGCGATGCGCAGCCGGATCGAACGCTGGTCCTCGCTCGAGCCGGTCCAGCTCGCCACGGGACCCTCAGCCATCTCGAATTCCTCGCCGAGCCGCAGATCGCCGGACAATGCGCGCCCGCGGATCGCGATCGCGTACGTCGTGCCCGACGACGCGCTCGCGGGGACCGGCATTGACTCCACGGAGAACGAGCCCCGTGGCAGACCGAGCGGGTCGTGCCTGCGCCTGGCTGGACGCACCGCCGAACCGACGAAACGCGGGTCCGCGGCCGGCCCCTGCCATGCCGGCGCCGTGCCGACCTTTGCGTCGGCTGCCGTCCAGCCGGGGTAGGGAGCGGGCCAGTTGGGAGCCGGAGGCAAGGACAGCGAACCCCGCTCGAGAACGGGCTCCGAACAGTTCCGCAAGTAGAAGGAAGCAATCGCCCCCTTGGCGGTCAGGTCGACGAGTCCGGCCAGGACCACAAGCGCTACCAGGGTGCTACCAGTGAGCGCACTGCTCGAATGAGCCGCACGAGCGCCTGCAATGCCAGCGGCGGCACCAGAACGTACCCGGCGTCGGCGGGCCAGTGCCGGCGCAACATGCGCAGCCCGTCGCGCAACGCGGTCACCGCCGAGCCCGTGCTGTAAGCGAGAGCGGGAGTGACGAAGGTCAACATCAGGTCAAGGACGACCGCCGACACGGTTCCGGCCGTGATTAGTCGGGCATTGCCGTGCACCGGCCGGGCCAGCAGGTCCACCACGAGGAAGAACGGCACCTCGATCAGTAGCGCAAGGGCCCCGAGTCGCAGGAATCGCCCGATGTAGGCCCAGCTGTCCACCCAGACCTGGGCGGGGCCCGTCGACGCGCCCCGCCAAATCCGCAGATACCACAACCGGACCGCACCGAAGTACCCCAGCTGGAACACGCCGACCCCGAACGACAGCTCGCTCAAACCGAGCAAGACGCCGGCGTGATGACCGCAAGATGTCGCCGGAGCCACGCAGTCGTGCGTCATCGACGCGGCCGAGGCCCGGTACAGTCCGCTGGCTGCCGCAACCGCCGCGGTCACCAGCGGAAGGAAAGGGTGCCGCCGCCAGGAGAGCAGTGCCCGCTGCAAATCTCCGACGAACTCTGCCACGGGCCCTCCAGGGCTGCGTTCGACAAGCTCGATGCCGTTTCGCCGCAGACCACGAAACTCCTGCCCGTAGCAGGTGCGGATCGTTCGCGCGCCGGTCCCCACCTTGGCGCACGCACGGTTGGGAGGCCAGGACGTCGGCCGTCAATCAGCGTCGGGCGGGTGGCTGGCGCCGGGCTGACGCGGACCCGGCGGCGCGAGAGGATCAACCTCGTGGCAGAAACCGCTTTCCCGAGCCCGACGATCCCGATCAGCGACGAGCGGCAGGTCCTGCTCGGCTACCTGGACTTCTTCCGCGAGGTGGCATTGGCAAAGGTCGCCGGCATGGCGCCGAAGGATCAGACGGCCAGCCCGTTGGCTTCGGGCTGGACCCCGCTGGAGCTGCTCAACCATCTTCGTCATGTGGAGCGGCGCTGGCTGGAGTGGGGCTTCTGCGGGGTCCCCATGTCGGATCCGTGGGCCGATCACCGAGACCACCGCTGGCACACGGATGAGGACTTCGCTGAAATCTCCGCACAGCTGGAGCGGCAAGCGGTGGTGAGCCGGCGAGTGGTCGAGGACCACGGTCTGGACGAGGTGGGGCAGCCGGGCGAGCGCTGGGATGGTG
Proteins encoded in this region:
- a CDS encoding sigma-70 family RNA polymerase sigma factor; the protein is MLSRHQPVADVGDRPDALLIDAVTGGDRDALGEIYRRYGAACYGLARRIVGDEGLAEDVVQEVFVALWRRSSGYDQAKASVKTWLLSITHHKSVDAVRREDVHRRRRDNFDLLYEEPAGGSDVAELADDSLRANRIRAALQTLPEAQRTPLLLAYFGGYTQQEIAQLIDVPLGTVKTRTFAGLRRLRDALAGDAPDSFDFLRGELR
- a CDS encoding anti-sigma factor, yielding MTGPASRHHQEWDELAAGSALHALEPAEENAFLRHLLGCPQCQQTVAGFEATVTELATVAEPALPPKSLWAAIDEEIGRDARAVVAPGSALVRQIGFRRGGYRNSLLAAAAGAAVAAAISLPLTLGGGSSSNPSLLASSQVLGCLEQTGCHTVVLHIAGSAQPAAAALLRGTSVTLVADRLSPTTGTSIYVLWRIADGALQPVGGFRVTGAGLTTVDVGSVTGLAGTFAITEENGPGVPARTTRTPVAISA
- a CDS encoding DinB family protein, coding for MAETAFPSPTIPISDERQVLLGYLDFFREVALAKVAGMAPKDQTASPLASGWTPLELLNHLRHVERRWLEWGFCGVPMSDPWADHRDHRWHTDEDFAEISAQLERQAVVSRRVVEDHGLDEVGQPGERWDGDPPATLRRVLLHLVQEYARHCGHLDIVREMVDGAIGEDTGPLQ
- a CDS encoding plastocyanin/azurin family copper-binding protein: MKLRLASLAVALAAAATACGGSSGGSHVAPPAAAGAGGQHVTIDGNSMFRFSPMSIAVHTGTVTITLTDQGAYPHNIDIPSLKVTSGSVSGNPGGTSTSFTVTFPHAGTYPFKCDYHSSAGMVGDFVVS